Proteins encoded in a region of the Larimichthys crocea isolate SSNF chromosome XVI, L_crocea_2.0, whole genome shotgun sequence genome:
- the timp2a gene encoding metalloproteinase inhibitor 2a — translation MPFSVNGILCTLALLVLWRVEELAEACSCAPVHPQQAFCNADVVIRAKVVGETEVDSGNDIYGNPIKRIQYEVKQIKMFKGPTQDIESVFTAPVSAVCGVTLDANGKKEYLISGKAESGGRMHVTLCDYIMPWDSLTNTQKKGLSQRYQMGCECKIVRCPSLPCEISAPEECLWTDLMIEKQVHGRQANHYACIKRADNSCSWYRGVASPKKEFLDGEEP, via the exons atgccGTTTTCCGTTAACGGCATCCTTTGCACGCTTGCGCTGCTGGTCCTGTGGCGGGTGGAGGAGCTCGCGGAAGCATGCAGCTGCGCCCCGGTACATCCGCAACAGGCGTTCTGCAACGCCGATGTAG TGATTAGAGCAAAGGTGgtgggagagacagaggtggaTTCTGGGAATGATATCTATGGGAACCCCATCAAGAGGATCCAATATGAGGTCAAACAGATCAAG ATGTTCAAGGGGCCTACCCAGGACATCGAGTCTGTCTTCACTGCTCCTGTGTCCGCTGTCTGTGGTGTTACCCTGGATGCCAATGGCAAGAAGGAGTACTTGATCTCAG GCAAGGCCGAGTCTGGCGGGCGCATGCATGTGACCTTGTGTGATTACATCATGCCCTGGGACTCCTTGACCAACACCCAGAAGAAGGGCCTGAGCCAGCGCTATCAGATGGGCTGTGAATGCAAG attGTGCGCTGTCCCTCTTTGCCCTGCGAGATCTCGGCTCCTGAGGAGTGTCTGTGGACGGACCTGATGATCGAGAAGCAGGTGCACGGACGCCAGGCCAACCACTACGCCTGCATCAAGAGGGCGGACAACTCCTGCTCCTGGTACCGCGGCGTCGCATCGCCCAAGAAGGAGTTCCTGGACGGCGAGGAGCCTTAA